The Streptomyces sp. WZ-12 genome segment GCGCTGGACAGCGCGCACGGCGTCTGGCGGGAGGCCCTCCTGGAGCGCGGGCTGCTGCCCTTCCTCCGCGAGGCGCTGGCCGACCCCTCAGCCGATCCGACGGATGACCCGGCCCGCTACGTCTCCCGCCCCCTGGAGGCCCCCGAGCGCCGCACCCCCACCCTCGGCTACACCCGCCCGCGCTTCGCCAGCCCCGACAGCGGTGCCTCCTGGTCCGGCCCCCGCTACTCCCGCCCGGACTTCAGCAGCCCGGACTACGGGGGGACGGACCAGCGGCCGGAGTAGGCCGGAGCGCCGCGGGCCCGGAGCGGGCCGGCCGAAGACCACGCCACAGACGCGTCTTCGGGCCGGCCCCGGCCCGCGGTGCTCCCGCCGGCCCGCTCAGTCCGCGATCGGCAGGTAGACGCGGTTGCCGGCCGCCGCGAACTCCCGCGACTTCTCGGCCATCCCGGCCTCGGGGTCGACCGCCAGGGCACCGCCGTGCTCACGACGGATGTCCTGGGAGATCTTCATCGAGCAGAACTTCGGCCCGCACATCGAGCAGAAGTGGGCCGTCTTCGCCGGCTCGGCGGGCAGCGTCGCGTCGTGGAAGGCGCGGGCGGTGTCCGGGTCGAGGGCCAGGTTGAACTGGTCCTCCCAGCGGAACTCGAAGCGGGCGTCGGAGAGGGCGTCGTCCCATTCCTGGGCGCCCGGGTGGCCCTTGGCCAGGTCCGCCGCGTGCGCCGCGATCTTGTACGTGATGACGCCGGTCTTGACGTCGTCGCGGTCCGGGAGGCCCAGGTGTTCCTTGGGAGTGACGTAGCAGAGCATGGCGGTGCCCCACCAGGCGATCATCGCGGCGCCGATGCCGGAGGTGATGTGGTCGTAGGCGGGCGCGATGTCGGTGGTGAGCGGGCCGAGCGTGTAGAACGGGGCCTCCTCGCAGATCTCCTGCTGGAGGTCGATGTTCTCCTTGATCTTGTGCATCGGGACGTGGCCCGGGCCCTCGATCATGGTCTGCACGCCGTGCCGCTTGGCGATGGTGTTCAGCTCGCCGAGGGTCCGCAACTCGGCGAACTGCGCCTCGTCGTTGGCGTCCGCGATGGAGCCGGGGCGCAGGCCGTCGCCGAGCGAGAACGTGACGTCGTAGGCGGCCAGGATGTCGCAGAGCTCCTCGAAGTGCGTGTAGAGGAACGACTCCTGGTGGTGCGCCAGGCACCAGGCCGCCATGATCGAACCGCCGCGGGAGACGATGCCGGTCTTGCGGTTGGCCGTCAGCGGGACGTAGCGGAGCAGCACGCCGGCGTGCACCGTCATGTAGTCGACGCCCTGCTCGGCCTGCTCGATGACGGTGTCCTTGTAGATCTCCCAGGTCAGCTCCTCGGCCTTGCCGTCGACCTTCTCCAGCGCCTGGTAGAGGGGGACGGTGCCGATCGGCACGGGGGAGTTGCGGAGCACCCACTCGCGGGTGGTGTGGATGTTGCGGCCGGTGGAGAGGTCCATGACCGTGTCGGCGCCCCAGCGGGTCGCCCAGGTCATCTTCTCCACCTCCTCCTCGATCGAGGAAGTGACCGCGGAATTGCCGATGTTGGCGTTCACCTTCACCAGGAAGTTCTTGCCGATGATCATCGGCTCGATCTCCGGGTGGTTGATGTTGGCCGGCAGCACCGCGCGCCCGGCCGCGATCTCGTCCCGCACGAACTCGGGGCTGACGTTCTCGCGGAGGGCGACGTACTCCATCTCCGCGGTGATCTCGCCGCGCTGCGCGTAGGCGAGCTGCGTGACCGGGGCGCCGTCCCGGCCGCGACGCGGCTGCCGCGGCCGGCCCGGGAAGACCGCGTCGAGGTTGCGCAGCCCCCCGCGCGGGGAGGTGTGCTTGATCCCGTCGTCCTCGGGACGCATCGGGCGGCCCGCGTACTCCTCGGTGTCGCCGCGGGCGATGATCCAGTTCTCCCGCAGCGGTGCCAGACCGCGGCGGACATCGGTTTCGATGGCGGGGTCGGTGTACGGCCCTGATGTGTCGTAGAGCGTCACATGCTTGCCGTTGGTGAGGTGCACCCGCCGGACCGGGACCCGGAGGTCCGGACGCGATCCGGAGACATAGCCCTTGTGCCAGCCGATCTGCGACTGCTCGCCGTCGGCCGGGTCGTTTTCGGGCGTGCGTGCATCCAGAGTCATATAGACCCAACTCCCTACGCCGGCATTACCCGGTAACAGGTTCGGCGGTCGACGCAGCGGCTTCCGTCATCCGGTGTTTCACGTGAAACACCGCTGGGACGGAGGTCAGCGCCCTCTCAGCCCGGTGCTCCGAGCTCCCGCGATTGCAAAGGTGTCACCACGGTAGCGGCCGACGCGGCAGTGTGAACAGGGGGCCCCACCGCTTCTTGCAATGATCGAGCGGTGAGCCCTCCCCAAGCCCCGCACGCCCCCGCCGCCCATACCCACACCCACAGCCACGGGCCCGCCGTTCCCGTCTCCCGGCATCTGCGCAAGGTCATCGCCGCCGTCCTGATCCCGTTCGCGGCCGCCGTCGCGGTCGGCCTGATCGTCCTCTGGCCCGGTGGCGCGCCACC includes the following:
- the thiC gene encoding phosphomethylpyrimidine synthase ThiC is translated as MTLDARTPENDPADGEQSQIGWHKGYVSGSRPDLRVPVRRVHLTNGKHVTLYDTSGPYTDPAIETDVRRGLAPLRENWIIARGDTEEYAGRPMRPEDDGIKHTSPRGGLRNLDAVFPGRPRQPRRGRDGAPVTQLAYAQRGEITAEMEYVALRENVSPEFVRDEIAAGRAVLPANINHPEIEPMIIGKNFLVKVNANIGNSAVTSSIEEEVEKMTWATRWGADTVMDLSTGRNIHTTREWVLRNSPVPIGTVPLYQALEKVDGKAEELTWEIYKDTVIEQAEQGVDYMTVHAGVLLRYVPLTANRKTGIVSRGGSIMAAWCLAHHQESFLYTHFEELCDILAAYDVTFSLGDGLRPGSIADANDEAQFAELRTLGELNTIAKRHGVQTMIEGPGHVPMHKIKENIDLQQEICEEAPFYTLGPLTTDIAPAYDHITSGIGAAMIAWWGTAMLCYVTPKEHLGLPDRDDVKTGVITYKIAAHAADLAKGHPGAQEWDDALSDARFEFRWEDQFNLALDPDTARAFHDATLPAEPAKTAHFCSMCGPKFCSMKISQDIRREHGGALAVDPEAGMAEKSREFAAAGNRVYLPIAD